From the genome of Odocoileus virginianus isolate 20LAN1187 ecotype Illinois chromosome 4, Ovbor_1.2, whole genome shotgun sequence:
tgcgttagtcactcagttgtgtactactcttttgcaacccccacGGCGTGTAGCcctctagtctcctctgtccatgggattctccaagtaagagtactggaatgggctaccattcccttctcgaggggaccttcctgacccagggatcgaaccctatgATTTCTTCACTCAGTCACTACATgataatgaatgtgaaagaagTCCCTTTACCTTAATTAACTGTAATCCCTCAGCAGCCTGCTCTTTGGCCTCTTGAGCTGACTGGCCATCAGGATGGAGGATGTGATAGAGCTGGACCAAGCTGGCGGCATCATCAACTCTGGAGGGAAAGGGTTACTGTTTAAAAGggtttgttgttttcattttctttttacattttttagtttatagtttccttctttggCTTCACAGTTCTATAAAAGTATATGCTGATCTTTAAATTACATTTCAAACTTTGGGccagaaaaaaaaccttttttacaGCCTTCCTTCAAAGCAATTTTCAGGAATATTGGCTAATTTAGGCTTCACAGGGCAAGAATCAATACAGGCGGGTACCCAGTTTATGAAAGTGAATATATTCAAAACGTGGCTGTATCCTTTCTGAAAGCAGGGCATCATTTCTCATAGAGACTGTGTTCTAACACTGGATGATTTCCAGGCCGGCCCACATCACCAGCAGATAATAACACAACTCAGAGGGTGGGTCAGTACCGTCATCCCACGTAAGCCAGAGGCTGGTGGACATGGGGATGCTCAGTGCCACTTGCCTTCAGGTGCACCAGCAGTGACATCTGCTGAGGAATTTTCATTGAGACTCTGAATTAATGGATAAATGCCTCTTGAGAGGCATCTAGAAGTCCAAGGAAAGACTCCCAAGCTACCTGTCAATTCACAGTTTCCCGTTAGTTAAAAACCAGCATCCTAGGGAAGCAAATTTGAAATTATGCACTCTAGACAAGAGAATTCAGGTTCTTCCTCAGCAGTCTGTCTTGTGTCTCTTGTCAGACAACTACCCATGATGAAGCCAGAACAAGAGCTCAATTCTTACAGTTTGTACttaaccttttgagaaacctaCAATCTTTATCAACATTAAAACTTAGCCTTCCCCAAACTAAATAACCTCTAATTTCTCACCCAGTCAACACCACCTTCCTACCATTTGCCATCTCAAAGTCCTTCTAGAGTGGAGTGGGAGTGGGGTAAAGAGTTTCTTAAGCCACAGTGACCTTAGAGAAATGCTTGGGGCTCATCCCAAAGCCCGTTCACCCTAAAGGTCATCTCTGGGTAAAACAGAAAACCAGAACTGAGAAATCAAACTTTACAGAGGAAAACTATTTGTTTAATGTTCATTATGAATCTGTTGTGTTTGTTCTACTCTAACAGTTCAACAAACATGGCAACAAAAGGTAACAATCATTCTCTTAAGAGCATAAGCATGTGAGTCCATAAAGAGCTTAACTGGGTTTCTATATCGTGGTCACAGCAGGGCTTCTTTACGTTCATACTACTGTATAATAGCTGTTTCACAGAACAATTTAGCTTCACGCCCAGCCtctatttgaaatgaaaagcaaGTAAATCCCCatgtaaaaaagattttaaagcacCTCAATTCAAGACAAACAGTGGAACTTGAGTATGAAATAAATCTGTGCAGAATTCTGGCATGGGCTCCATTTGCTAAGCATATGCACCCTCTACTGTTTAAACTGGGATTTGCAGCAAACTGTCCTACTGAGAATTCCCACAGAAGTTTTACTTACACAGAGCAGGAAAGGTTAAGTACTCAAAATTCCCTCCCAGTATGCAAATGAAATGCTTCAGATGTAAAGCTTACATGTGATAAGTATTACCATAATAACTTATGAGTACACCTTAATAAATAACTCATACATTCTGTGTTGCTCTAATTTcttacaaaaaatgttaaataatttcagaacatttacaGCTGAGAAGCTTTAAATTCATTCACGGCTAATGCACCTAAAGGCAAGTCATTTTTGAACATGCTCATGATCACCAGCAGCCTCCTGCTTATGTGGGATGAAGGCATATTTCTGCCCTCTGAATTGGATTACACGATTACACCACACATGCTGGTGAAGAGGGCTGGCCTGGAAATCATTTCCCATTATGAATGTTTCTATGAGAAATGATGCTGTTTCCATATGGACTTTTTTAAGACAATATGGAACTTTCTAGTTCCAAATGCCTTGCCTTTGTGTGAATGGTTCAGATTACATGGAGGATAGATAGACTGAGTCAAAACTTACGTTCAAGGTGACAGTAATCACTAACCCTTCCTGTGACCTTCTTACTACAGCCAtgcttgtttcttttccttgccaTTTTGACCTTGACTCAACCAATGGAAAGATATTCAAAAGATAATTTTCTCTTTAGTGTCATCGCAAATCATAAAGTGTTATTTCAGCTAGAAGGCAGGGCACACACCAGTTGTACACTAAAATACAACAGACATTCTTTGTTTTATTCAACTTTGAAAAAAACCTGTAACCTTTTTAACACCTTAAAAATCTTGCAAAAACAAAGAGGATCAAAAgcagtatttttataaatgatgacTTTTACTGAAAAGCACCCAGCAGACCTTATGTCTACttctctgcatttcctgtctaatCCCCCTGTTCATTGGCAAGTTCACTGGTACCCAGAAGCACCAGCAAGGCTACGGATAAGTCAACATCCAGGGTACACAGCACAGGTCCAGAGCCATTTACTGTTTCAAAGAATCTAGCCATGTTTACATGACACAGAAGCAAAGACTGAGAAAACTGGGTTATACTGGAAAAACAAATCCATATATAAACTGAAATAAGTGAAAGCTATCACTGGGCGTGCACATGTGCTCAGAtgcttaagtcgtgtccaaatctttgagaccgcatggaccGCAACCCACCAAGCTCTCTATCCATGgtgttctccagacaagaatactggagtgagttgccattccctcttctaGGGGACTTTCCCACTCttgggattgaactcatgtctcctgtgtctcctacatttcaggcagattctttaccactgagctacaagggaagcccttatcacTGGGCAGTACACTGTTAGCACTGGGAAAATAACATAGATTAAATACAGGTTTACTGTAATGGTAGTGAGAATTTCTTTACTTAATAAGATCATACTTACAAATCTCTCTGAATCTGGTCAATCAATAAACCATCgatctttttcttatttacaaaatacCAAGCCATACCACCGAAGTGTCTTGTTGAACGTAAAAGGTCATACTTTCCATATTTATCTATATCTTCATAGGTCTGATGATGAATCTATCCACACAAAATGCAAtttttcagaaatacaaaaataaaagtgagcCAGCATTACTGGATATACATCTACTAGCATGCAAGCTGTCCAAGAAAGTATTAGTAAACCAGGTCTCCTGATCCTGCATCCACTATTGATCATTATCTAGAAGGTATCATTAAGTAAGGACAGCTTGCCACTGCAGAAGTGTGTGGAACCTGGAACAGGTCTGCCAGACATTTATAGCCAGATCAATTACTCTTCAGCAGCCATGCACTATATATGAAGCACCTATTATATATATGGACTAGTGGGAATAATGGACCACCACTTCTTTCCCCTATCCAATCAACTATCCCATTCCATCTTACTAATTAATGTTCCTCAGTTCTTCCAGACTGATCTTAAATGAGGACTCTGATGAGGGCATTCCTATATTAAAAAGGCTGCTGACTGAAGTCCAAATTCGTCAACCTAGCGTCTGAGGTCACCTGTGATATGGCCCCATCTACCTTTCTAGCTTAATCTTGAACCACCTTCCCTAGGTATTCACCACATATACAAGCAAACCAGATGACTGGCCATTTCTCAAGTCTACTTTTGTGTCCTGCCTATTGTGCGTACTTTTCTCTCTACCTGAAATACTTCTCCATCCACTTGCCACAATGTTCCCTATCCTCGTAGAGCCCTCTTAGGCCTTCTCTGAGAGCATGCTGCAACCTTCTCTTAGCACCTAACATCTTAGACCTATGGTGGTGATTATACTTCCCCACGATCTTTCCTGGACTGCAAGCTTTGACAAGGCTCCCTATCCTAGTTCATGTCATCACCTGTACCTCCATAGTAACACCTTACACACAGAAAGTACTATATGATTATTAAATTGCAATGTAAGGCACATACTGCATTTTGGCAAACTTTAGAAATAACTTTCCTATAcaataaactgaagaaaaaatcTCTGCCATCTAGTTTGGGTACTtactctaccacttactagctgtgcaaCTTTCAACAAGTTACTTGACTCTCTAAGCTTAAGTTCTCTCATCCTTAAGTCAAGGGTTGTTGAAAGGATGAAAATATCTATTTGGTGTACATCCAGCACTTGACAGGTGTTCAGGcatttcccttttcctccccCTGTATCGAAGCTTATAACCTAACTCATTGTGTTGGACTAAAAAATCTTACTCGTAACCATACTTACACCCATACTttagaaactataaaatatactCACTTTGATATAGTCAGCAGAATCTGGCTCAAACTGGGCAACGCAGAGATTGAGGACATCAACATGCCGGTCCTGACTGTACATGGTCTAAACCCACATAGCAGAGTTGGAATtagatgagaagaaaagaaagtgcaaCACCTGTCCAGACGCCATGACAACCCTGCCCATCCACACACAGGCCACATCTGCGCCCAGCACGAGGGATGCGGAAACCACACACAAGCCACATGTCacacctggattcaaatcccagctaaCCCAATTACAAGACAAATGACCCTACTTATCATTAGAAATGCCTGTATTTATCAAAGCAAAATACCAGAGCGAACTGGTTCAACAAAGAAATCATCACCACTGCCTCTATGACCCCAAAGTCATCTTACCTGAAGATTTTCTTCCCTGAAAATTACTGGTGTTAAAACTCTACGGCCTTCTTTTGGGAAATAAATTTGAATCATACGGTCCCGTTCTTCCCAAGAGGCTTTGCGTAGTGTGCCACTTGGTTCTCTGACAACAATAAAACGCTCCTGAAATAGAAAACACAAGGATAAGTTAGTGAGAGCTGAATTTTAGTTCCAGTGTCCCACTAAGcaccattataaaaataatttgcaacCAATATAAAAGGcgactggcaaaaaaaaaaaaaaatgcaactggCAAACAAAATGCAATCGTGTATGATTTCAATAATAATTGTAACAGATCTGGCAAGATTTGATACTTCCTTCACTAATCATTGCAGTGCCTGTGACAATCAGAAATCTAATGAAAGTATTTACTAAATGTGAACTACAGTCCTAAAGTGAGATGAATACATAAAATGGTTCAACTAAAAAAAGTTGACTTGAGATTCATCTAAATCCATTTCAGAAAAAAGAAGTGCTATAAacctttttaaattgtttcctcATCCTAAAGTCTCACCCAGATAAGACTTGACTATTTTATAGTCCACATTTAAAGGCACAGGGATAAATGGAATAAACCCAAGAATGTGGAAGCTTAATTCCACACTTCTGCGATTCCTCATTCTGGCAAGAGACAAATGCATCAGAGAGACTGACTGGTGCACCTGCCTCTGGTCTCTTCATTCTCTTAACTGCCAAATCCCAGGCCAAAGGATGCTTCCTTCACCCACTGGGTGAATTCCACCCACTGTCTGTACTACTCAACTGACAATCTAATTTAGCATAGGCAGCATTCTTGACACCTCTTAGATACTTGTTAACATTGTTTCAAAACTAGAAAAGGTCGGGAACTGGATTATGGTTCTTTACAAAACCCAAAATGACTTACACAGAGCTTTGCACACAGCTGATAAATGCTACATATCTGATTAATGTTTAAATTAACCAGATGGTAGTGACTCTCAACTCTTTAGAACTTTAAGAGTCTCTGAATGTATTTCGAGGATAATACAATTAAAACTTTCATCAAGCACTGCAAACAGAAacgaaaaaaaaagagcagatggTAAACTAACACAATTGTTCCTCAaacggattttggcaatttgaattCCAAGTTCCTTTCTCCCTTTCAGGTTATAGAATGCTCCCATAACCAGCCTTCACAGCACTGCTAATGtataatgtttattaaaatattccaaagcaaaaattctaataaaatgaaACTCTGATCCCATTCATTATGTCAGATATACAGGTGACTGACATACAGACATGGACACTGCTCACATCGTGTCTTCTAACCGTAATCAATATGATAAGAAGATTAGCACAGGGTGGCCCTTTTTTCAGCCCTACCACTATTCAATATTCTACTTCAGTTTGTGGGCTGAAATGTAAATTACTCTTTTCACTCATTACTTGAAAAGGCTCAAACACAaaactaatatattttattttataggtgCTAGAGTGTTCTTTTGGAACTGCCAATCAAGGGAAGAGGAGCTAGACAATAAAAACTATAGCAGATGAAGTGGTGCCTAAAAATTATCTGGGAAAGTGTGATATTCTTACTGCAaattctgaaaagtgaaaatccTTTGGGAAGTCTGAACTTTTTGGGCATCAGCAAGCATTTCCATCTTCTCAAAAAGTTTGAGCTTTTTGAAGTCGATCTAACTTAGGCAGAATCATTTTGCAATTAGACATATACTTACTCGATGTGGTATGCTGTATGATATATCAGTAAACACATATTTGACTGTTTCGGTTCCTTCCAATATCTTATCTTCAGCTAACACATCATTTATTGGTGTTCGCTCTTCCAGAACTGGTGGCATTTTTAATCGGACTTTAGCTGCCTCAATCGCCTGTCTTGTAgcctaatgaaataaaatatatcttaggGAAAGCCACA
Proteins encoded in this window:
- the MRPS22 gene encoding small ribosomal subunit protein mS22; the encoded protein is MATLRVSLLLWNLHAGSRGAERVYFRVRARPLPDCLFQPLPGVCGAGTPCRGLCSEAESGSPKIKKPTFMDEEVQSILIKMTGLDLLKIFKPAIRETKPPTYKLMTQAQLEEATRQAIEAAKVRLKMPPVLEERTPINDVLAEDKILEGTETVKYVFTDISYSIPHRERFIVVREPSGTLRKASWEERDRMIQIYFPKEGRRVLTPVIFREENLQTMYSQDRHVDVLNLCVAQFEPDSADYIKIHHQTYEDIDKYGKYDLLRSTRHFGGMAWYFVNKKKIDGLLIDQIQRDLVDDAASLVQLYHILHPDGQSAQEAKEQAAEGLQLIKVFAKTEAQKGAYIELTLQAYQEAFISSSAAS